In the Periophthalmus magnuspinnatus isolate fPerMag1 chromosome 11, fPerMag1.2.pri, whole genome shotgun sequence genome, CAGGAAAAAGAGGGCAACAAAAAATGTCCTGCATTAAGACTTCATTACATTGGGCTTTTCACTTGTGAACAAATGCACTGTCCAGCAtatcatgtacaaattcattaagtCATATCTCTTTTATATTCCTTTTTAGGTGATTGTCATGGATTCTATTCCATGTTTCTCTTTTTTAACCAATTTGTCTCTCTATTTTAAGGTAACAGATGTTCACTGGTGCTTTTCCAGTCCTTGAACCAGCAGAGAAATAATACAGACAGACGTTATTGAAAATGGACCCTGCAGATGAAAGGCCAAATGCTGGAAATGAGGTGTCAGCACAAGGAACATCACATTCAGTTGGATATACAACAGGTAATTACATGCAGAGGATACTATAAACATAACAGGACAGTAGTCTGTTGTAGAGTTAAGATCTTAAGCCCGAGTCCGAGCCCGACCAACCCGAatttcgggccgggtcgggcctaaaatgtcaatcattacgttcgggGCGGGTCGGGCCGGGCTTCTCTCTAGctgacttttaaaaaataaatatatgtttataaaaatgtatactaaaacgatgtgtggatactaaacttaggaatacttgttataaaaaaaaataatttggataaaacagagaaggcgctgtaaggtaattgctatttaactactaaacaggagccgcagagccagagcatactctgcgcacgtgaacgccccctcttcccctccgcaagtccgcatctattttgacctggtatccctgatatggagcagcaagaagtaaaggataaactaaagacaggggaactgaaaaggcaaacacgcaccggcaagagtgaggtgtggcttcaaattgattgttgaaaatgctacagaaacttgcgttggcttcgctgaatgtagtcaatgtggcgctttgctttcatacgagagcaaaaagactggcacctcgatgctgagcaggcatttaaacagctgtactggcaaaagtgatgatcgtcaaacatctatattatcatttgtcccaaagaccgcacctcttcgtgctaagcaggccatcacagacaagtgcgtggacttGTGCTGTCGggaccttagaccattttcagtagttagtggcgaaggttttttattagtaggcttatttttacgcatgtttaactttgtttggttctttatttttttatttatcctcacaaataaaatatgaaatttcgggtttgcttcgggctcgggcctgcaaatcaagttaattggtcgggcttgggctgggtcgggctttaatacccgcgggcctgggtcgggtcgggctggattttttaggcccgatcttacctctagTCTGTTGGCGtctgcatttaaacaaactAGCCACAGACAAAAGAAGACTAAGCATATTTCTGTAACGTTTTGCTTTTACACCCTTTTAGCTTACTTTTTGCAGTTTGAATGAGAAGATAAATACTATGCAAGTTGATTATATTgggtttattatattttaatatatgtCATATTAATAGAGCTCGGGATTGTGACATCACAcctcatagaatttttattgaGCCTaaagttaaaccaatggagatttgaagaatccttcccggtaaggtctattccagggtactggagaggagaatctgaccgattgTTGAACCTCgcattcaggaggagcagtgtgattttcgtcccggtcgcggaacactggaccagctctatactctccattgggtgcttgagggctcatgggagtttgcccaaccagtccacaagTGTTTTGTGGAtatggagaaggcattcgaccgtgtccgtcgtggtgtcctttggggggtgcttcGGGAGTATGGGATCCGGGGCCCtgtgctaagggctgtccggtccctgtgtGACCGGGGCAGGAGCTGtgtgccggcagtaagtcagacctgttcccagtgcatgttggactccgccagggctgccctttgtcaccggttctgttcattatatatatagacagaatttctaggcacagccaggggccggagggggtctggtttgggaacctgTCATCTCTGTTGTTTGTAGATGATGTTCTCCTGATGGCTTcgtcgagccaggacctgcaacaggcactggggcggtgtgcagccgagtgtgaagtggctgggatgaaaatcagctcctccaaatccaaggccatggtgctcacctggaaaaaggtggtttgccctttctgggtgggtggagagtccttgcctcaagtggaggagttcaagtatctcacggtcttgttcacgagtgagggacagatggagcgtgagattgacagttggatcggtgcagcgtctgcagtgatgtggtcgctgtatcggtctgttgtggtaaagaaggagctgagccggaaggcaaagctctcgatttaccggtcaatctacgttcctaccctcacctatggtcatgagctttgggtaatgaccgaaaggacaagattgcagatacaagcggccgaaatcaGTTTcgtccgcagggtggctgggcactccttagagatagggtgaggagctcagtcacatgggaggagctcggagtagagccgctgctcctccacgtcgagaggagccagttgaggtggctcaggcatctattCCGGatacctcctggacgcctccctcgggaggtgttccgggcatgtcccactgggaggaggccacggtgaagacccaggacacgctggagggactatgtctctcggctggcctgggaatgcccaGGGATCCTCCTGGAAGAGCTAGAGGAAGTGTGtatggagagggaagtctgggcttccctgctgaaactgctgcctccgcgacgataaagcggaagaaaatggatggatggagatttGAAGACGTTAAATGCTAAACTTAGCactcattcaaaagtattctgagACTATAGAATGATGGATGCATTTACTAGTGACCCAATGGTTTATTGGGTTGTtccaccatgtttttgtttacttttttgttaaCATGTTTTGTTAACATTGTTTTGGCTATTACATCTCTATGAGAGTTTTGCACGACTTTCACAAACATGGCATATTTCCATGGTAATAGACGTGTTTAATGTTCCATCCCGAGTCCTATCATTGAATATATTACAATAAGACTGCAACAAGATATTATATGATAAGATACtatatttctgcacattttggtcagtttgacatatgtgaatcTCATATGACATTTACAGGCATGCTTTTCTCTAATATTGTCATTAGATACTGATACTGACTATGCAACaatgccgaatcctacgtgtataaccgattaagaaaatacatttggagactgaaataaaacaaaagaaaaaataagttaTCATTCACTCACctcatttttttttcaggtaATACTGTGTCGTCAAGAGCAGCTTTAAAAAGAAAGTCTGAGGTGACACAGAAGAAAGGGCCAAAAAAAGCCAAAACCTCACGGATTTCCAGGACGGCTCAACTCGGATACACTGTTCACCAGGGAGAAGATATGCTCCTAATTGTGTCCAGCAGCAGGTCTCAGTATGAAGACAGAAGATGGACTAAGAagaaaggaaacaaaaagaagaaactagttaaaaacaaaaagacattaGTCcagaataaaaagaaaatgacaGTTCGCCCAAAGCCTGTTCTTATACCGGTAatagaaaaggaagaagaggaaactGCTCCACTTGTGCCACTGGAGGCGTTGGATAACCGATGGGGAGAGAGTCTTCCAGAGGAGGTGCTTATTCACATCTTTCAAAAGATAGTTGTCCAAGATGGAGCAGTACCATTTCTCTGCAGGTAATATAGCATTACACAATTGTGGTTTGCTTTCCAAATCTATTATTAATCAGTGCAATTGGATAGAATTTTTAAAGCTACAAGTGACCATTTTGTCCTGAAAGTTGCAACCACTGAGTCAGGGTACCTCTGAAAATGCAGCACTGTAACTGTTTGAGCAACGGTTAATTTTAACATTTCCATACAGTTGTAATACAATGTGCATCAGCAGTTTAGCAAATTCATCTCATTACTTCTCATTACTTCGGTCTTCTCCATAGAGTTGCCCGAGTGTGTCGATTATGGCATACAGCGGCCTCCAGTCCAGCCTTGTGGCGCAGTGTCACTGTTGGCCACTGTTGGATACAACCGAGGAGGAGCCAGCTGCCCAAGACTGAGAAGAGGATCATGGATACCATCAGCTGGCTTGCAGAAAAcaggtttttacattatttaaataatggagtcatatttaaatttaaattagacCAAGACTTGACAAGAACCAAATggtttaaaccagggctaggACAAATGTATGTGCCCTAATTGTTAACTTCCCATGTGAGTTTGTGTTCAGTCACGAGACCTCACGAGAGGCGCGGTTCTGGCTGTTCTTACCTGTGTGTCAAGATCGTGGCTGAATAAAATTTTCTCTGCAACAAGATCCTCGTGTTTTTGGGAATTTACATGGTAGCAGAGGATGGTTACCAATTACAGAGTACCGCCGAAGTTTGACGAAGCCAGGCCTTACGAGTGTTGGAAAAATGAagttaattcaattcaattcaattcatttatttttgtaacgcccaaaatcacaacaacagttgtctcgaagggcgttcatgttttggttgatgggggaaaccggagtacccggaggaaacccatccagacacggggagaaacatgaaaaactccacacagaaaggcctggtgacccggggatcgaaccaaccttcttgctgtgagacatgagtgatgccactcagtcaccgtgccgccaagacacaaaaaaaacaacaggaaaaatcagacacaacaggaaaaatcagacacaacaggaaaaatcagacacaacaggaaaaatcagacaacacaagaaatcggccaggtgagggggaggaagaccagacaaggaggaggagagccaggcaaggagggagggccaggcggggaggaggagagggtccagctgtcatcggggcatctgaaagagatacactccacagggggagtgggacaggggacaacatgtgaatagcattgctgatgagaaaataggacaaagtagaggatagtgctcaggttgccatacttcccccagctagttactcctactgcagcttatcttatcccgggttttaatgaccctaactccctcactaagtaacctggtcatacgctataccgaagaggaaggttttaagcctggtcttaaatacagagactgtgggggcctgtttaacatcagcagggagttgattccatagcacaggagcttggtaactgaatgtacactgtacttttggacactctaggaaccactaatagtcctgcattctgagagcggagtgctctgtttggctggtacgggacaatagcatcttgcagataggatggggccataccgtttagggctttgtatgtcaggaggaggactttgaatttgattctaagctcgacaggaagccagtgcagatattttagtacaggactgatgtggtctcttcttttagttcctgttaggactctggccgctgcattttggaccaactggaggctccttatagtacttttggggcaggcggcgagcagggaattacagtaatcaagtctggaagtaacaaatgcatggatgagtttttcagcatcgtttttaggtaaaatatttctaattttagttatatttcgcaggtgaaagtatgcggttttacaagctaggtttacatgggctgtgaatgagagattttgatcaaataggactcacattgtcgagtgagattatctggtctgacagagaatctctttgacctttgggaccaacgacaatgacctctgttttttcaggatttaagagcaggtaattcaaggtcatccaggttttgatgtccttcacacaggcactgagtttatctatttgatcagtctgatttggcttCAAAGTTAGTATCTGGAGACTTGTTACGGAGTTGGACAAGAAAAAGCAGGCGCTCGCGGTGGCACTTGGGCTCGAAGGGAGAGCCCGAGAAACAGCGTTGGAAATATCCATGGAGGATTTGAACAAGGATAACGGTATGGAAACGTTACTTGCTAAATTGGATGCGgtgtttttgagagaagaaaaagaccGCGCTTACGAAGCGTACTCTTATTTTGACTCCATAACAAAAGACAGTGCGGTGTCCATGGCGGACTATATCATTGACTTTGAGCAGAGATACAACCGAATGAAAAAGTACAACATGACTCTGCCTGACGCTGTACTTGCCTTCAAGCTCCTGGACACGGCGTGTCTGGAGGAGAAAAACAGACAACTCACGCTTACTGCATGCACTGAGCTCACTTTTGTATCTATGAAGTCAGCGTTAAAACGGATCTTTGGTGGAAAGACAACAGGTGGAACGAACACCAACGAAAATCAAGATACAGCATTTTTCACGGAGCAAAAACCGACCGGAAAATCCAGACGTAGTGACCCATCACAGAGCGCACATCAGCGGCAGCGGCCACAGCAAGGCACCAATCCACTGGACAAATACGGCAGGCGAACGAGACGCGCCATTTGTCAGAGCACGTACCATTGGGCAAAAGACTGTCCTCATCGGAGGAATGAAGTTAAGTTGACTGAAGATGAAAATGTGGAGGAGTGTAACATTACCCTGTTTACTAAAGCGGCTATGACTGACTCAGATCTTCTTAATGGAGTCATTGGGCTCTGCCATCATTGACACGGCTTGTACACGTACTGTGTGTGGTCAAAAGTGGCTGGACAGTTACGTGAAGGATCTTACcaaaagacaaataaacaaactgatGCAAACGGAATCTCCCAGCCACAAACCATTTAGATTTGGAGATGGCCAAGTTGTgtactccaacagaaaagtgaaaCTCCCAGCCAAAATAGGACCTACAAAGTGCCACATTGAAACTGAAGTAGTTCCTGCTGATATTCCTCTCTTGTTGAGCAAAATGTCCCTGAAGAGAGCAGGAACTGTTTTGGACATGGAGAATGACAGAGTTATCATGTTCAAACGGCCTGTGCCTCTGGAGCTCACTAGCTCAGGACACTGTTGTGTGGACATTAGAGATGTAAATGCAGAAGTGAGCTGTAATGACAATGATGTTCTGGTTGTTACTGCAGACATGTCCATAAAAGAAAAGCATAAAGTTCTCCTGAAACTGCACAAGCAGTTTGGCCATGCCTCTGCAGATAGACTGCAGAAGCTCATCCACAGCTCTGGAAATACTGATCAAGACTGTCCAATCATCCTGCAAGAAATCATTTGTGACTGTGAAATATGTCAAAGATACAGCAGAACCAAGCCTGCTGTTGGTTTGCCCTTAGCCTCAGAGTACAATGAGACGGTGGCAATGGATCTACATCAGCTGGAACCTGGTGTATGGTACCTCCACATAATCGACCACTTCACACGCTTCAGCGCTGGAAACATTGTGAGGACCAAGAAGCCGTCGGAGATTGTTAACTCTTTCATTCACTCGTGGATAAGCGTCCATGGAGCACCAAAACGGATCTACACTGACAATGGCGGAGAGTTCAACAATGAGGAGATACGAGACATGGCAGAAAACTTCAACATTGAGATAAAGACTACAGCAGGATACAATCCCTGGAGCAACGGGTTATTGGAGAGACACAACATGACACTGACCGAGATCCTTATGAAGGTGAAAAAGGAAAATGGGTGTGGTTGGCAAATTGCTTTAGACTGGGCCCTTATGGCTAAGAACAGTATGATCAATGTGCATGGTTACAGCCCACATCAGCTAGTATTTGGTCAAAATCCTAATCTCCCTTCTGTTTTGGTTGATAAGCCACCTGCTCTAGAGGGCACAACTATGAGCACCAGAGTAGGGCAGCACATAGCGGCACTACATGCCTCCAGGAGAGCTTTCACAGAGGTGGAATGCTCAAAGAATAAGGAGGGCACTACGCAAGCAGCTTAGGCCTACAGATGACAAGTATGAGACAGGAGACCGAGTGTACTATAAACGAGCTGACAGTACAGAGTGGAAAGGTCCAGGTGTAGTTATTGGTCAGGATGGGTCTGTGGTGTTTATCAGACATGGGGGGGATCCTTGTACGTGTGCACCAGTCCAGGTTGAGTAAAGTGAATGCATAAGATGCAGAGAAACAGATATTGCACACTACTcctgaaaacaacaaagaaaataaaaacacactgacgATTGATGTGTCAAAGTTCAGATGGTGAACAaagaggtgaagaagaagaagaacaaatcAATGacaacagtgaaagtgaaatgaCAGAAAACCCCAGACAAATTAATGTTACACCTCCTGAAACAGATCGTTATGTAACTTctgatttaaaactgaaaacaggGCAGAAAGTCACATTTACTAACAGAGAAGACGGTGTTCAGTACACTGCCAGAATCTTAAGCAGAGCAAGGAAAGCAAAAGGGCAGTACAAAGATTGGTACAATGTGCAATATCTTGAGCCAGATGGCAGTGAGGGGAAAAGCAAGCATTAGACATGTCACATGTTGACAACCTTGACATTGAGTCTGAAAATGTGGACAATGATGTTCTTATTACTAAAGATATTTCTTTTGATAGTGCTAAACAGCAAGAAATCGAGAATtggcaaaacaataatgtttttgaggaagtcaCAGATAGAGGTCAAAAATGTGTATCTACTAGATGGGTCTGTACACTAAAAGAAACGCCAAATGGTATTGTCCCAAAGGCACGGCTTGTAGCAAGAGGTTTTGAAGAGGTAAATATTCAGAGTTTACAGAAAGACTCTCCCACATGTGCATCTGAGTCACTTGCTGTTAGCTGTtgccagtcaaaacaagtggaagGTTCACTCTATGGACATTAAATCTGCCTTCTTGCAGGGTATGGAACTCTCGAGACATTTACATTCGACCCCCACCTGAAGTGGGTGTGGACGGTGTACTGTGGAAACTAAAGAAAAGTGTGTATGGACTTGCAGATGCATCCCTCTACTGGTACAACAAGGTTAAAGAACTGATGCTGAACACTGGTGGTAAAATGTCTCAGGTTGATCCTGCAGTGTTCTATTGGCTGAATGACCATTCTGAGGTCACAGGTTTGCTGGCATGTCATGTAGATGATTTTCTTTGGGCAGGATCCGAGCACTTTGTAACGAATGTGATTCCTGTACTTAAATCTACCTTTCATGTAGGACGTGAAGAACATGAGAGTTTTTCTTATGTGGGGATGGACATTACCACAGTTGGTCATAAAGTATTAGTTCATCAGCACAATTACGTACAAAATCTGCAACCAGTCCATTTACAGGCCGCCCGGGCTGTGCAGAGGGATGCTCTCTTAaatgaaacagagacagagcagcTCAGGTCCAAAATAGGACAGATCTTGTGGGTTGCTAAACAAACAAGGCCAGATGTAATGTTTGACACATGTAGCCTAGCATCCAACATTAAAAAGGCTACCGTCCAGTCTATTCATGAAGTGAACAAAGTGATCCGTAGACTTAAGTCAGAGAAGGTCACACTTAAGTTTCAGCACTTAGGAAACAATGCTGATTTGAGTCTAGTTGTCTTCAGTGATGCTTCTGTTGGCAATCTTCCAGATGgtggcacacagggaggagtTTTGATTGCACTCATGGGTATAGATGGCAAGTTTTCCCCTCTGTTTTGGCAGTCTAAGAAGATCAGACGTGTGGTGAGAAGCACTCTGGCAGGAGAAACCCTTGCCATGTCAGATGGTACAGACAATGCAATGTTTCTGGCCACACTGTTCTCTGAGCTCACTACTGGAAATGCAAGTCGGAATGCTCTTCCCCTTATCTGTGTTACCGACAACCATTCACTTTTTGATGCACTTAAGTCTACTAAGCAGGTCACAGAGAAGAGGCTCAGGCTAGAAATAAGCAGCATCAAGGAGCTTTTACaatctaagaaaataaaagaggtCTGTTGGTCAGAGGCTAAGTCACAGCTTGCCAACTGTCTCACTGAAAAGGGAGCCTCATCCCTTATGCTTTTCAAGGCTCTAGATGAGGGTTTGTGGttattgtaattgtttttttttttttgttaaaccaAAAACTGTTTTGCCATTATGCCACTTATACTTTTGTGTGCAGTTATTGTTCTGAAATAAGGGTGTTAACTTACCAAAGCACACTTAAAATatgcttttaatttatttttctttaaagagagagtgagattgTTAACTTCCCATGTGAGTTTGTGTTCAGTCGCGAGACCTCACGAGAGGCGCGGTTCTGGCTGTTCTTACCTGTGTGTCAAGATGGTGGCTGGATAAAATTTTCTCTGCAACAAGATCCTTGTGTTTTTGGGAATTTACactaataaatgttttgttctgcAGATTCTCTCAGCTGCAGGAGTTTTCTCTTTGTCACTGGATACGTAATGTAAATCATGCTGTGCAAGTAAGTATTTCTCCATGTTACGCAGGATTAGGGATGTCAGCTAAAACCCAGCTCTAGCTGTGTGTTTAGTGATGTACTTTGTGATTTTCCatacaatgttttttattattaattgaaaaaaatatatttaacttttttctcagATTGTGTCCCACTCTTGCCCTCACCTGCGTTGTCTAAAACTGTCACACTGCTCAGGTTTAACAAAGAAGGCATTTGATAGCCTTGGCCTCCATAGTCAATCACTGCACAGAATAGATCTTCAGTACTCTGAGGTAAATGTtaatgtactatttttttaaaagatactCCTTTTGCCTTGTACTTTATCTGTGTACTTTATTGCAGTTTCAGGTTGATGGTCTTCTGGATTTCCTTGAATCTAATGGTAGCCAGATCAGAGAAATATTATTCACACATGGACCAAAAATAGACAGAGTACTGGCTGCCCTCAGTGTAAGACTTGACTGACCATTGTCAGCTTCATTTTAATCAGAAATTcaattgtgttatgtttttttccagaGGGGGTGCTGTCCCAATTTAGAATTGTTAGAGACAAACAGGAAACTGGACACTAACCTTTGTGAACTACATGTGTGTATCCAAGGACTGCAGACAGCTTGCCCTAAACTCAAAGTAAGATTTTATATTAACTAGTTTAGCCTGGAGTGTAcgccacctggttgtctccatgaagttgtttttttattgtctggaatattcctcagaatggcattaaacttatctaaactCATTAATACAAATACTGTAGATGATACCACCAGGCCTAGTTTTAGGTCTGATCTATGAACAGGCaacctcactcacagtaagaaggcatgtttttaagataGCTTTGAGAAATTATAATTGTATTGATATGTTTATTGCCATAATGTGGAGCATTTTAGCAAAACATTGACTTGTATTGAGACAAATGGCAGACCCTGGTAAACTCTCACG is a window encoding:
- the fbxl6 gene encoding F-box/LRR-repeat protein 6, translated to MDPADERPNAGNEVSAQGTSHSVGYTTGNTVSSRAALKRKSEVTQKKGPKKAKTSRISRTAQLGYTVHQGEDMLLIVSSSRSQYEDRRWTKKKGNKKKKLVKNKKTLVQNKKKMTVRPKPVLIPVIEKEEEETAPLVPLEALDNRWGESLPEEVLIHIFQKIVVQDGAVPFLCRVARVCRLWHTAASSPALWRSVTVGHCWIQPRRSQLPKTEKRIMDTISWLAENRFSQLQEFSLCHWIRNVNHAVQIVSHSCPHLRCLKLSHCSGLTKKAFDSLGLHSQSLHRIDLQYSEFQVDGLLDFLESNGSQIREILFTHGPKIDRVLAALSRGCCPNLELLETNRKLDTNLCELHVCIQGLQTACPKLKTFRMMNVIPMNKNMRGVELSCGFPMLEELSLATTSYSFTSDKDLLNILFRSTKLRVLDLRGCTRVTPAGLAALPCSNLECLFWGQYFSNGVGSSSQPKTGLHLLTQKWGSTLQQLDIANQLFTEDDLECAISFLSQTRETLRSLNLSGTRITPAPLKALLGQASSLNYLNLSSCRCLPRGLKRIYRDQEDIHQLLDKLE